In a genomic window of Apium graveolens strain L.+W99A mitochondrion, complete genome:
- the orf305a gene encoding hypothetical protein, with amino-acid sequence MRILKIVPVSKYLSTNLKSLFLYSLGIRVWINIHFSVAGVYGKTIIKLPGRLYINRCALIRAALLFFVAFLFYFMLYLVFMTGGGGELWKAVSQFLGDAGGSNSTPPNPGHDPAGSSDLLVAAGAGNQPQEGEMLVIPSPEISQGELLGEADAAPAGPEADAVSEEDEDIETWLDRIKSEEGKKEGKKKFQSPFISNLNKIINLPSKGRRFRPGQPELDSADLFLLNFWKKKILKLLCSKELRSPIKVSKGQWEAALEKLLEGKGPYDWLAAGKALGREREGCPFFRRLVDEVERMKLCQKRKKG; translated from the coding sequence ATGAGAATATTGAAAATCGTACCTGTGTCCAAGTATCTGTCCACTAATTTGAAATCTCTGTTTTTGTATTCTCTAGGAATCCGGGTCTGGATCAATATTCATTTTTCAGTAGCAGGTGTCTATGGGAAAACAATTATAAAATTACCAGGGCGCCTCTATATTAATAGATGCGCTCTGATCAGAGCTGCACTGCTCTTCTTTGTTGCTTTTCTTTTCTACTTCATGTTGTACCTAGTCTTTATGACAGGAGGAGGGGGTGAACTGTGGAAAGCAGTTAGCCAGTTTTTGGGGGATGCGGGGGGAAGTAATAGTACCCCCCCCAATCCGGGCCACGATCCTGCGGGATCCTCAGACCTGCTCGTGGCTGCGGGCGCGGGGAACCAACCCCAAGAGGGGGAAATGCTAGTAATTCCTTCTCCCGAAATCTCTCAGGGAGAATTGCTTGGGGAAGCGGATGCAGCACCTGCTGGCCCAGAAGCGGATGCAGTATCCGAGGAGGATGAGGATATAGAGACATGGCTCGACAGGATCAAGTCCGAAGAGGGGAAGAAAGAGGGGAAGAAAAAGTTTCAAAGCCCCTTTATTTCGAACTTGAATAAGATTATCAACCTGCCGTCGAAGGGCAGGCGTTTTCGGCCGGGCCAGCCGGAACTTGACTCAGCAGATCTTTTTCTTCTAAATTTTTGGAAGAAGAAGATCTTAAAGCTCCTTTGTAGCAAGGAGTTACGCTCCCCCATCAAGGTAAGCAAGGGGCAATGGGAGGCCGCATTGGAAAAGCTCCTAGAGGGAAAGGGCCCTTATGATTGGTTAGCTGCCGGGAAGGCCCTAGGGAGAGAAAGGGAAGGGTGCCCTTTCTTTCGTCGATTAGTGGATGAGGTGGAAAGAATGAAATTATGCCAAAAAAGAAAAAAAGGGTAA
- the orf159a gene encoding hypothetical protein — MTTNIKLLIGTTANQPRMTKMNSIQWKVLEQLTLLIKNQLMDVVPVDVIYRIVWEVALLGEKLTRINYRDELHSCIVATLKDEIYQNLLGPYLDTKDINVPDSLLPMDILDMMSLLADLYNIKDLTDVYNSLASLSYDSPYYKVVHDTLERLNQMRRVQ, encoded by the coding sequence ATGACGACCAATATTAAGCTATTAATTGGCACTACTGCTAATCAGCCAAGAATGACTAAAATGAATTCTATACAATGGAAGGTGTTAGAGCAGCTAACACTCTTAATAAAGAATCAACTTATGGATGTTGTTCCTGTCGATGTCATTTATCGGATTGTCTGGGAAGTTGCCCTTTTGGGCGAGAAATTAACCAGGATTAATTATCGTGATGAGTTACACTCCTGTATAGTAGCTACGTTGAAGGATGAAATCTATCAGAACTTATTAGGTCCGTACCTCGATACGAAGGATATCAACGTTCCCGATAGTTTGTTACCCATGGATATATTAGATATGATGTCGTTGTTAGCTGACTTATACAATATAAAGGACTTAACAGATGTTTACAATAGCTTGGCTTCTTTGTCGTATGATAGTCCGTACTATAAAGTAGTTCATGATACTCTAGAGCGCTTAAACCAGATGAGGAGGGTGCAGTGA
- the cox3 gene encoding cytochrome c oxidase subunit 3: protein MIESQRHSYHLVDPSPWPISGSLGALATTVGGVMYMHPFQGGATLLSLGLIFLLYTMFVWWRDVIRESTLEGHHTKVVQLGPRYGFILFIVSEVMFLFAFFWASSHSSLAPTVEIGGIWPPKGIGVLDPWEIPFLNTLILPSSGAAVTWAHHAILAGKEKRAVYALVATVSLALVFTGFQGMEYYQAPSTISDSIYGSTFFLATGFHGFHVIIGTLFLIVCGIRQYLGHLTKEHHVGFEAAAWYWHFVDVVRLFPFVSIYWWGGI from the coding sequence ATGATTGAATCTCAGAGGCATTCTTATCATTTGGTAGATCCAAGTCCATGGCCTATTTCGGGTTCACTCGGAGCTTTGGCAACCACCGTAGGAGGTGTGATGTACATGCACCCATTTCAAGGGGGTGCAACACTTCTCAGTTTGGGCCTCATATTTCTCCTATATACTATGTTCGTATGGTGGCGCGATGTTATACGTGAATCCACGTTGGAAGGACATCATACCAAAGTCGTACAATTAGGACCTCGATATGGTTTTATTCTGTTTATCGTATCGGAGGTTATGTTCCTTTTTGCTTTTTTTTGGGCTTCTTCTCATTCCTCTTTGGCACCTACGGTAGAGATCGGAGGTATTTGGCCCCCAAAAGGGATTGGGGTTTTAGATCCTTGGGAAATCCCTTTTCTTAATACCCTTATTCTCCCTTCATCCGGAGCTGCCGTAACTTGGGCTCATCATGCTATACTCGCGGGGAAGGAAAAGCGAGCTGTTTACGCTTTAGTAGCTACCGTTTCACTGGCTCTAGTATTCACGGGCTTTCAAGGAATGGAATATTATCAAGCACCCTCCACTATTTCGGATAGTATTTATGGTTCTACCTTTTTCTTAGCAACAGGCTTTCATGGGTTTCATGTGATTATAGGTACTCTTTTCTTGATCGTATGTGGTATTCGCCAATATCTTGGTCATCTGACCAAGGAGCATCACGTTGGCTTTGAAGCAGCTGCATGGTACTGGCATTTTGTAGACGTGGTTCGGTTATTCCCATTTGTCTCTATCTATTGGTGGGGAGGTATATGA